From Nonlabens sp. Ci31, the proteins below share one genomic window:
- a CDS encoding inorganic diphosphatase: protein MTKHAWHDVSYGADAPGHVTGIIEIPKNTRAKYELDKESGMLILDRVIYSSMYYPTNYGFIPQTYCDDDDPLDILVLSQIEIVPMCLVKAKVIGVMQMLDGGEMDDKIIAVAANDMSVAHFNDVSELPEFWKKEMRNFFQDYKKLENKTVEVEEFQGREKALQIVNQSIEDYKVKFGAK from the coding sequence ATGACTAAACACGCTTGGCACGACGTAAGTTATGGAGCAGATGCACCAGGACATGTAACAGGAATTATAGAGATCCCAAAAAATACAAGAGCAAAATACGAACTGGACAAAGAATCTGGAATGTTGATTCTAGATCGTGTGATCTACTCTTCGATGTATTACCCAACGAACTATGGTTTTATTCCACAAACCTATTGTGATGATGACGACCCTCTAGACATTTTAGTGCTTTCTCAAATCGAAATTGTACCGATGTGTCTTGTTAAAGCTAAGGTAATAGGTGTTATGCAAATGCTAGACGGTGGTGAAATGGATGACAAGATCATTGCGGTTGCCGCAAACGATATGTCTGTTGCTCATTTTAATGATGTAAGCGAGCTTCCAGAATTTTGGAAAAAAGAAATGCGTAATTTCTTCCAAGACTATAAGAAACTAGAAAACAAAACCGTAGAAGTAGAAGAATTTCAAGGTCGTGAAAAAGCATTACAAATTGTAAATCAATCTATTGAAGATTATAAAGTGAAGTTTGGTGCCAAATAA
- a CDS encoding helix-turn-helix transcriptional regulator, whose translation MKNTVHVQRAIHKMTQADLSVAIGVSRQTINSIEKNRYVPSTVLALKIAQLFKVAVEDVFELDEND comes from the coding sequence ATGAAAAATACGGTCCACGTGCAGCGTGCCATTCATAAAATGACTCAAGCAGACTTGTCTGTAGCAATAGGTGTATCGCGGCAAACTATAAATTCTATAGAAAAAAACAGGTATGTGCCTTCAACAGTTTTGGCATTGAAAATTGCCCAGTTATTTAAAGTGGCCGTAGAAGATGTTTTTGAGTTGGATGAGAACGACTAA
- a CDS encoding CTP synthase: MAHAKYIFVTGGVTSSLGKGIVAASLAKLLQARGLRVTIQKLDPYINVDPGTLNPYEHGECYVTEDGAETDLDLGHYERFLNVNTSQANNVTTGRIYQSVINKERRGEFLGKTVQVIPHITDEIKERIQILGKSGDYDVVITEIGGTVGDIESLPYIESVRQLQWELGEHNSLVIHLTLIPYLRAAAELKTKPTQHSVKTLMESGVQADILVCRTEHELSDEIRTKLARFCNVKQEAVIQSIDVETIYDVPNKMLLEGLDRVVIKNLKIDTKDQPDLRSWNEFVQRHKNPKSTVTIGLIGKYVELQDSYKSILEAFIHAGAANEVKVKIESIHSEYLEVENVQKKLSHLDAVLVAPGFGERGIEGKIEAVRYAREHKLPFFGICLGMQMAVIEYARNVLGIQDSNSIEMDEKTANPVISLMEDQKNILNMGGTMRLGAWDCELLGGKIREIYGSDLISERHRHRYEYNNEYREQLEKAGLKTTGVNPKSNLVETIEVEDHPWFIGVQYHPEYKSTVAAPHPLFTSFVEAAAAYKLKRNTT, translated from the coding sequence ATGGCACATGCAAAGTACATATTTGTAACCGGTGGGGTAACCTCTTCTTTAGGAAAGGGAATTGTCGCTGCCTCCCTGGCAAAACTACTGCAGGCTAGAGGTTTAAGAGTAACTATTCAGAAGCTTGATCCCTATATAAATGTAGATCCAGGAACGCTCAATCCTTATGAGCATGGAGAGTGTTATGTAACAGAAGATGGAGCAGAAACAGATCTTGATCTAGGTCATTACGAGCGTTTTCTTAACGTAAACACCTCTCAAGCCAATAATGTTACTACTGGTAGAATCTATCAAAGTGTCATAAATAAGGAAAGACGTGGTGAGTTTTTAGGTAAAACAGTACAGGTAATCCCTCATATTACCGACGAAATCAAAGAGCGAATTCAGATATTAGGTAAATCTGGAGATTATGATGTCGTTATAACAGAGATAGGAGGAACAGTAGGAGATATTGAGTCCTTACCGTATATAGAAAGTGTTAGACAGCTGCAATGGGAACTTGGTGAGCACAATTCTTTAGTGATTCACTTGACATTGATACCTTATTTGAGAGCAGCAGCAGAGTTGAAAACCAAGCCTACACAGCATAGTGTGAAAACACTTATGGAAAGTGGGGTACAGGCAGATATTTTGGTATGCCGTACAGAACACGAGCTTTCAGATGAGATACGCACAAAGCTGGCTCGTTTTTGTAATGTAAAGCAAGAAGCAGTTATTCAGTCTATTGACGTGGAGACTATCTACGATGTTCCTAACAAAATGTTACTGGAAGGACTTGATAGAGTAGTGATTAAAAATCTTAAAATAGACACGAAGGATCAACCGGACTTAAGAAGCTGGAATGAATTTGTACAGAGACATAAAAACCCCAAGAGTACAGTAACTATAGGGCTAATAGGGAAATATGTAGAGTTACAAGACTCTTATAAATCTATTTTGGAAGCATTTATTCATGCAGGAGCTGCTAATGAAGTTAAAGTAAAGATCGAATCCATACACAGTGAATATTTAGAAGTTGAAAATGTGCAGAAAAAACTTTCTCATTTGGATGCTGTTCTAGTTGCACCAGGTTTTGGGGAGCGAGGTATTGAAGGAAAGATTGAAGCTGTGCGTTATGCTAGAGAGCATAAACTGCCGTTTTTTGGTATTTGTTTGGGAATGCAGATGGCAGTAATTGAATACGCTCGTAACGTTTTAGGAATTCAGGACTCTAATTCTATAGAGATGGATGAGAAAACAGCAAATCCTGTAATTTCTTTGATGGAAGATCAGAAAAATATTTTGAACATGGGTGGAACCATGCGTCTTGGAGCTTGGGATTGTGAGCTTTTAGGTGGAAAGATTAGAGAAATATACGGTAGTGACCTAATTAGTGAGCGTCACAGACACCGTTATGAGTATAATAATGAGTACCGAGAGCAACTAGAAAAAGCAGGGTTAAAAACCACAGGTGTCAATCCCAAATCCAACCTTGTTGAAACTATTGAGGTAGAAGATCACCCTTGGTTTATAGGGGTGCAATACCATCCAGAATATAAAAGCACCGTTGCAGCACCACATCCTTTATTTACATCTTTTGTGGAAGCGGCAGCAGCTTATAAATTAAAAAGGAATACCACATAA
- a CDS encoding vWA domain-containing protein, translated as MQERLGFKFEFFNPKEKDPFEKLFDIFKELITHTSGDFDEAIEWLRELDKEYKLTTSEYTIDDFIEDLKARGYIREEFDPNDENKEGGEEGDGDRPGRFSITAKTEQLLRKHALDQIFGNMRKGNSGNHKTGKLGQGDEQSGDYRPYRFGDGLDSISMTESLRNAHINHGMGNFNLTEDDLVVEDSQFKAQMSTVLMIDISHSMILYGEDRITPAKKVAMALAELITTRYPKDTLDIIVFGNDSWPIKIADLPYLKVGPYHTNTVAGLQLAMDILRRKRNTNKQIFMITDGKPSCLRLKDGTYYKNSNGLDEYIVEKCYTMAAQARRLHIPITTFMIANDPYLQRFIDQFTEANQGKAFFTGLQGLGEMIFSDYEANRKKRLK; from the coding sequence ATGCAAGAAAGATTAGGTTTTAAGTTTGAATTTTTTAACCCGAAGGAAAAAGATCCTTTTGAGAAGCTTTTTGATATCTTCAAAGAATTGATCACACATACTTCTGGAGACTTTGATGAGGCGATAGAATGGCTGCGAGAATTGGATAAAGAATACAAGCTTACCACATCAGAATATACGATAGACGATTTTATAGAAGACCTTAAAGCCCGAGGTTATATCAGAGAAGAGTTTGATCCAAATGATGAGAATAAAGAAGGAGGAGAAGAAGGCGATGGCGACAGGCCAGGCAGATTCTCTATCACTGCAAAAACAGAGCAACTGCTGCGCAAACATGCGCTAGATCAAATTTTTGGGAACATGCGCAAGGGAAATAGCGGTAACCATAAAACAGGTAAATTAGGACAAGGCGACGAGCAAAGTGGTGATTACCGCCCTTACAGATTTGGCGATGGACTGGATAGTATTTCCATGACGGAGAGTTTGCGCAACGCACATATCAATCACGGTATGGGTAATTTTAACCTTACCGAAGATGATTTAGTTGTGGAAGATTCTCAATTTAAAGCACAGATGAGTACCGTGTTGATGATTGATATTTCTCACTCCATGATCCTTTACGGAGAAGACCGTATCACACCTGCTAAAAAAGTAGCCATGGCACTGGCAGAGTTAATTACCACTCGTTATCCAAAAGATACCTTGGATATTATTGTTTTTGGTAATGATTCTTGGCCTATAAAAATAGCCGATCTTCCTTACCTTAAAGTAGGTCCTTATCATACCAATACTGTGGCAGGTTTACAACTAGCTATGGATATCTTACGGAGAAAAAGGAATACCAATAAACAGATCTTTATGATAACGGACGGTAAGCCTAGTTGCTTGCGATTAAAAGATGGGACCTATTATAAAAACTCCAATGGTCTGGATGAGTACATCGTAGAGAAATGCTATACCATGGCCGCACAAGCGAGAAGGTTGCATATCCCTATTACCACTTTTATGATAGCTAATGATCCTTACTTACAACGTTTTATCGATCAATTTACAGAAGCAAATCAAGGGAAAGCCTTTTTTACAGGTCTTCAAGGGCTAGGAGAAATGATCTTTAGCGATTATGAGGCTAATAGAAAAAAGAGACTGAAATAG
- a CDS encoding zinc-dependent metalloprotease family protein, protein MFQNYRLWVTILLFSISIVLPGTAQNMKSSWSSVSVSQLQNESQWSRKSEPTIASYYRIDMGALKNKLANAPQRGASSNPSNSIIGYPTSDGIEFFKVKEASVMAPELQATYSDFRSYVGQSISEPTNQIRFSITSQGFHGMMFSPKLGTQFVDSYTMDNSSVVVYRKKDLIDLGERWECHVDDDLGLNQRFADSELPIDLKNANDGILRNFRLAISTTVEYSDFHWMRAGIAASATDTDKRMAVMAAMVVTMTRNNFIYERDLSITMTFVANNDLLISIGFDNFSNTNPGAILGENQTAIDNTIGFANYDIGHIFSTGGGGLASLASPCTNRKAQGVTGRGAPVGDPFDIDFVAHEIGHQMGAPHTFNGDAANCAGGNRSANSAYEPGSGTTIMAYAGICPPQNIQNNSDAYFHQTSLLSIFNNVFSGLSTCAQPNLTGNTAPIAIADADYTIPRGTPYRLVGNSTDPDGTSTHTYTWEQFDLGPAGTPLENNINGPLVRSFEGTNQSVRIIPKLEAIVAFGGNSTQWEKLPFATRPMNFVLTVRDNDSRGGQTDADQMIIQVDANAGPFRVTSPGNSGTVWRPNTIETITWNVAGTNANGINTSNVNIILSTDGGRTFDTVLASNVPNTGSYDLLVPAGIVAPSCRLLVEGAGNIFFAINNVEFNINASVQTVCTTYQSGALNTAIPDNNSNGITSTINVPATENVASIKVGVDISHTYISDMTIGISDPSSNNLALVWNRECANQDDLNATFEDGAAAVFCRQPTVGNFDPSSTFSVFDNLPANGDWTLSIIDNTAQDLGTLNSWSLEVCTSVVTPLSNETFELDNLSIYPNPSSGSFNILFDNASSNLVELDIFDLSGRSVFKRSYETYSSFHQNINLNGVSSGMYLVQIKDGNKTITKKIIIE, encoded by the coding sequence ATGTTTCAAAATTATCGGTTATGGGTGACAATACTTTTATTTAGCATTAGTATTGTCTTACCAGGTACAGCACAAAATATGAAGTCTTCTTGGTCTTCGGTTAGTGTTTCTCAATTACAAAATGAGTCCCAATGGTCCAGAAAATCGGAACCTACTATAGCTTCATACTATAGGATTGATATGGGAGCCTTGAAAAATAAGTTGGCAAATGCTCCGCAAAGAGGTGCTAGCTCTAACCCATCAAATAGTATCATTGGATATCCTACTTCTGATGGAATCGAGTTTTTTAAAGTAAAAGAAGCCAGCGTTATGGCTCCCGAGTTACAGGCTACATATTCCGATTTTAGATCTTATGTAGGTCAGAGTATTAGTGAGCCAACAAACCAAATTAGATTCTCAATTACATCTCAAGGATTTCATGGGATGATGTTTTCCCCTAAATTGGGGACACAATTTGTTGATTCTTATACCATGGATAACTCTTCTGTTGTCGTTTATAGGAAAAAGGATCTCATTGATTTAGGTGAACGATGGGAATGTCATGTAGATGATGATTTAGGGTTGAACCAACGGTTTGCAGATTCAGAATTACCTATTGATTTAAAGAACGCTAATGATGGTATTTTGAGAAATTTCAGATTAGCTATTTCTACCACCGTAGAATATTCAGATTTTCACTGGATGAGAGCAGGAATAGCTGCAAGTGCAACAGATACTGATAAGAGAATGGCAGTCATGGCCGCTATGGTTGTTACCATGACTAGAAATAACTTTATTTATGAGCGTGATTTGAGTATTACGATGACTTTTGTAGCAAATAATGACCTTCTGATCTCTATAGGATTTGATAATTTTTCAAATACGAATCCAGGTGCCATTCTCGGAGAGAATCAAACTGCTATTGATAATACCATAGGTTTTGCTAATTATGATATAGGTCATATATTTTCCACCGGTGGTGGCGGTCTAGCTTCTTTAGCGTCACCTTGCACCAATAGAAAGGCCCAAGGAGTTACTGGAAGGGGAGCGCCTGTTGGTGATCCCTTTGATATTGATTTTGTAGCTCATGAAATAGGACATCAAATGGGAGCACCGCATACGTTTAATGGAGATGCTGCAAATTGTGCTGGAGGTAATAGATCGGCAAACAGTGCTTATGAACCAGGTAGTGGAACTACTATTATGGCTTATGCAGGAATATGTCCTCCTCAAAACATTCAAAATAATAGTGATGCATACTTTCATCAAACGAGCTTGCTAAGTATTTTTAATAATGTTTTTAGTGGTCTTAGTACTTGTGCGCAACCAAACCTAACAGGAAATACTGCACCTATTGCAATTGCAGATGCGGACTATACTATTCCTAGAGGAACTCCATATAGATTAGTAGGTAATTCTACAGATCCTGATGGGACATCGACACATACTTACACTTGGGAGCAATTTGATTTAGGACCCGCAGGGACCCCTCTTGAAAATAATATTAATGGTCCATTAGTAAGGTCATTTGAAGGGACAAATCAAAGTGTTAGAATTATTCCTAAATTAGAAGCTATTGTTGCTTTTGGCGGTAATTCTACACAATGGGAAAAACTTCCTTTTGCTACAAGACCTATGAATTTTGTACTAACTGTACGAGATAACGATTCTAGAGGTGGGCAAACCGATGCAGACCAAATGATCATTCAAGTTGATGCCAATGCAGGTCCATTTCGTGTCACCTCTCCTGGTAATAGTGGAACGGTATGGCGTCCTAACACTATAGAAACAATTACTTGGAATGTAGCGGGAACTAATGCTAACGGAATTAATACTTCCAATGTAAATATCATACTGTCTACTGATGGTGGAAGAACATTTGATACCGTTCTCGCTAGTAATGTGCCTAACACGGGCTCTTATGATCTCTTAGTTCCAGCCGGTATCGTTGCTCCTAGCTGTAGACTCCTGGTAGAAGGAGCTGGAAATATTTTCTTTGCCATTAATAATGTGGAGTTTAATATAAATGCAAGTGTTCAAACGGTTTGCACCACTTATCAATCCGGAGCATTAAATACCGCTATACCAGATAATAATAGCAATGGAATTACTTCTACGATAAATGTACCAGCTACAGAAAATGTGGCGAGTATCAAAGTAGGTGTAGATATTTCACATACCTATATTTCTGATATGACTATAGGTATTTCTGACCCTTCCAGTAATAACCTCGCTTTGGTGTGGAATAGAGAATGTGCAAATCAAGATGATTTGAATGCTACATTTGAAGATGGAGCTGCTGCCGTATTTTGTAGACAGCCTACCGTAGGTAACTTTGACCCATCAAGCACCTTTTCAGTTTTTGACAACCTGCCTGCAAATGGTGATTGGACTTTAAGTATTATCGATAATACAGCTCAAGATTTAGGCACACTCAATAGTTGGTCTTTAGAAGTATGTACCTCAGTGGTTACTCCATTGAGTAATGAGACATTTGAATTAGATAATTTATCCATTTATCCGAATCCTAGCAGCGGTAGCTTTAATATTCTATTTGATAATGCTTCTAGTAATCTAGTGGAACTCGATATTTTTGACTTAAGCGGTAGATCAGTGTTCAAAAGGTCTTATGAAACTTATTCTAGCTTTCATCAAAACATTAATTTAAATGGGGTTTCTTCAGGTATGTATCTTGTTCAAATTAAAGATGGAAACAAGACCATTACTAAAAAGATCATTATCGAATAA
- the uvrA gene encoding excinuclease ABC subunit UvrA produces the protein MAYSNELIEVKGARVHNLKNIDVNIPREKLVVITGLSGSGKSSLAFDTIYAEGQRRYIETFSAYARQFLGGMERPDVDKIDGLSPVIAIEQKTTSKSPRSTVGTITEIYDFLRLLYARASDAYSYNTGKKMVSYSDEQIRDLIIEEYNGQRINILAPVIRGRKGHYRELFEQIAKQGFVKVRCDNVIVDIMKGMKLDRYKVHDIEMVIDRIQIGNTEEDIKRLDESIKTAMYHGNDITMIVPHGEKEGRFFSRTLMCPETGISYPEPEPNNFSFNSPKGACPKCNGIGTLYQVNENKIIPDRSLSIAKGGLAPYPDNKKNWIYKQLELIAQKFDFKLTDPIEKVPAAAIEMILYGGKETLEIDSKNLGVKRNYKIDFEGLANFIEQTYKNNDSTSLQRWAKEFMDNVTCPDCEGSRLRKESLYFRVNEKNIAELANMDIVQLVEWFDHLNVTLSRKQQQIATELLKEIRERLQFLLDVGLDYLSINRSAKSLSGGEAQRIRLATQIGSQLVGVLYILDEPSIGLHQRDNEKLINSLISLRDTGNSVIVVEHDKDMIVRADHVIDIGPRAGKYGGEIISEGTPQELLKHDTLTAQYLNGKREITIPKTRRKGNGMKISLKGCTGNNLKDVSVDLPLGKMIGVTGVSGSGKSTLINETLYPIMNAHFFNGVKVPMPYKSIKGLDNCDKVIDINQSPIGRTPRSNPATYTKTFDEVRSLFAKTPEALIRGYKPGRFSFNVTGGRCETCKGGGLRVIEMNFLPDVYVTCETCQGKRFNRETLEIRYKGKSISDVLNMTINEATDFFEAIPKISRKVKMIKEVGLGYITLGQQSTTLSGGEAQRIKLATELSKKDTGNTFYILDEPTTGLHFEDVRVLMDVLNKLVDKGNTVLVIEHNMDVIKIADYIIDVGPEGGRGGGNIVAKGTPEQVAKHKTSHTARFLKKELK, from the coding sequence ATGGCATATTCTAACGAACTTATTGAGGTAAAAGGCGCTCGCGTTCATAATCTAAAGAACATTGATGTAAATATTCCACGAGAAAAACTGGTCGTTATTACCGGGCTTTCTGGTTCTGGAAAATCTTCCCTTGCCTTTGATACTATTTATGCCGAAGGGCAACGTCGCTACATAGAAACCTTTAGCGCTTATGCCCGACAGTTTTTAGGTGGAATGGAACGTCCAGATGTAGATAAAATAGACGGTCTTTCTCCTGTAATTGCCATAGAACAAAAGACAACCAGTAAAAGTCCGCGCAGTACGGTAGGAACTATTACAGAGATTTATGATTTTCTAAGATTACTGTATGCCCGCGCTAGCGATGCCTATTCTTACAACACTGGTAAGAAAATGGTCAGCTATAGTGATGAGCAAATACGCGATCTTATTATTGAGGAATACAACGGACAGCGCATCAATATCCTTGCTCCAGTCATAAGAGGTAGAAAAGGTCATTATAGAGAGCTCTTTGAGCAAATTGCAAAACAAGGTTTTGTCAAAGTACGTTGTGATAACGTGATTGTTGATATCATGAAAGGTATGAAGCTAGACCGTTACAAGGTCCACGATATTGAAATGGTCATCGATAGAATACAGATAGGCAATACCGAAGAAGATATCAAAAGGCTGGATGAGTCCATAAAAACGGCGATGTACCATGGAAACGACATCACGATGATTGTACCGCACGGTGAGAAAGAAGGTCGTTTTTTCTCTCGTACGTTAATGTGTCCAGAAACCGGGATCTCCTACCCAGAACCAGAACCTAATAACTTCTCCTTTAACAGCCCTAAAGGTGCTTGTCCCAAGTGTAACGGTATAGGAACGCTTTACCAAGTAAACGAAAACAAAATCATTCCAGATCGCAGCCTTTCTATTGCTAAAGGTGGTCTGGCTCCTTATCCTGACAATAAGAAAAATTGGATTTATAAACAACTGGAATTGATCGCTCAAAAGTTTGATTTTAAATTGACAGATCCGATAGAGAAAGTTCCTGCGGCAGCTATCGAAATGATTCTATACGGCGGTAAAGAAACGCTGGAAATAGACAGTAAGAATCTAGGTGTAAAACGCAATTACAAAATAGACTTTGAAGGGCTGGCAAACTTTATAGAACAAACCTATAAGAATAACGACAGCACCAGCTTACAACGTTGGGCTAAAGAGTTTATGGATAACGTAACCTGCCCAGATTGTGAAGGATCAAGATTGCGCAAAGAGTCGCTTTATTTCCGTGTCAACGAAAAGAATATTGCTGAATTAGCAAATATGGATATTGTGCAACTGGTAGAATGGTTTGATCATTTAAATGTCACGCTTTCGCGAAAGCAACAACAAATAGCCACTGAATTATTAAAGGAAATAAGAGAACGATTACAGTTCTTGCTGGATGTAGGCTTGGACTATTTATCTATCAACAGAAGTGCCAAATCACTTTCTGGTGGAGAAGCACAACGCATACGACTGGCCACACAAATAGGATCTCAATTGGTCGGCGTATTGTATATACTCGATGAACCAAGCATAGGTTTGCACCAAAGAGACAATGAAAAACTGATCAATTCGCTTATTTCTTTGCGCGATACAGGGAATTCTGTTATTGTTGTGGAGCACGATAAAGACATGATAGTGCGAGCAGATCACGTTATAGACATAGGACCTCGAGCTGGAAAATACGGTGGCGAAATCATTAGTGAAGGTACGCCTCAAGAACTATTGAAACACGATACGCTTACCGCACAATACCTCAACGGTAAAAGAGAAATTACAATTCCTAAGACACGTCGTAAAGGAAATGGAATGAAAATATCATTAAAAGGTTGTACGGGAAATAACTTGAAAGACGTTTCTGTAGATCTTCCTTTAGGAAAAATGATAGGCGTTACAGGAGTTTCTGGAAGTGGTAAATCTACTTTGATCAACGAGACGCTCTACCCTATTATGAACGCGCACTTCTTTAATGGAGTAAAGGTGCCCATGCCTTACAAAAGCATCAAAGGACTGGACAATTGTGACAAAGTCATAGATATCAATCAAAGTCCTATAGGTAGAACACCGAGATCTAATCCTGCGACCTACACCAAAACCTTTGACGAAGTAAGATCCTTATTTGCCAAAACTCCTGAAGCATTGATACGCGGTTATAAACCTGGTCGTTTTAGCTTTAATGTTACCGGTGGACGTTGTGAAACTTGCAAAGGTGGCGGTTTAAGAGTCATAGAAATGAATTTTCTTCCTGATGTTTATGTGACTTGTGAAACTTGTCAAGGAAAACGATTCAACAGAGAAACGCTCGAAATACGTTACAAAGGAAAGTCCATTAGTGATGTTCTTAACATGACCATCAACGAGGCAACAGATTTCTTTGAAGCGATTCCAAAAATTAGCCGAAAGGTGAAAATGATTAAAGAAGTTGGGCTAGGTTACATCACTTTGGGACAGCAATCTACCACGCTTTCTGGTGGAGAAGCGCAACGCATCAAACTAGCTACGGAGCTTTCTAAAAAAGATACGGGTAATACCTTCTATATACTAGATGAGCCTACTACAGGACTTCATTTTGAAGATGTACGAGTACTTATGGATGTATTGAATAAACTAGTCGACAAAGGAAATACGGTTCTGGTCATTGAACACAATATGGATGTTATCAAAATTGCTGACTATATTATAGACGTAGGTCCAGAAGGTGGACGCGGCGGCGGTAACATAGTTGCTAAAGGAACCCCAGAGCAAGTTGCTAAGCATAAGACAAGTCATACAGCGAGATTTTTGAAAAAGGAGCTAAAATAG
- the yidC gene encoding membrane protein insertase YidC, with amino-acid sequence MEEKKTDWKSMLGLAIIFAIVAFMLFRNQEEKKQVEESISATEIAAETSSPAAVQNDVAATPVASKGEVIEFNNNLIDFKINTKGALINEALLKSFKTYDSLPVYLVKGGDHQFDLEFMTKDGRKLHTEDLIFTPTTSQNGKNKVLSLKTDVGNGGSIEFRYELKPDDYMMDFNIRSEGLAQVANTSEEVALNWVLQGYRRSKGMDNESRYTEVKFEYDDGSDDYTGQGETAEEEAENITYIAYKQHFFSSILLTDTPFKSGLIESFNNYSANDEQNVLTKKFTSKVQLEYNGGELAYNMDWYFGPTDYDILVTYDRNLDEVVDLGWGIFGFVNEWAIRPLFSFLSDPLNGLGIPYGIAIILLTICVRLVLSPILYKSYLTQAKMKILRPELNKIAEKHKDNAMKKQQESMKVQNEAGASPLSGCLPALLQMPVFFALFKFFPTAFELRQKSFLWADDLSSYDEIFALPFKVPFYGDHVSLFPILASISIFFYMQMTTGQNMQAAQQPGMPNMKFIMYLSPVFMLVFFNNYASGLSLYYFVSNLITIGIMLVIKHVIIDKDKVLAKIEKAKAKPKKKKGRFASKMSSIMEQAQVQQEEKKKLK; translated from the coding sequence ATGGAAGAGAAAAAGACGGACTGGAAAAGTATGCTAGGATTAGCAATCATATTTGCTATAGTAGCATTTATGCTTTTTAGAAACCAAGAAGAGAAGAAGCAAGTTGAAGAAAGTATATCAGCTACAGAGATAGCCGCTGAAACTTCATCTCCAGCAGCAGTACAGAATGATGTTGCGGCAACTCCAGTGGCATCAAAAGGCGAGGTTATTGAATTTAATAATAATCTAATAGACTTTAAGATCAATACAAAAGGCGCATTGATCAACGAAGCCTTGTTAAAAAGTTTTAAAACCTACGATTCACTGCCAGTTTATCTAGTAAAAGGTGGAGATCACCAGTTTGATCTGGAATTCATGACTAAAGATGGGCGTAAGCTGCATACAGAAGATTTGATTTTTACTCCTACTACTTCTCAAAATGGTAAAAATAAAGTCTTAAGTCTTAAAACTGATGTAGGGAACGGAGGCTCTATTGAGTTTCGTTACGAGCTGAAGCCTGATGATTACATGATGGATTTCAACATTCGTTCTGAAGGGCTTGCTCAAGTAGCAAACACCTCTGAAGAAGTAGCCTTGAATTGGGTATTACAAGGATACCGCCGTTCTAAAGGTATGGATAATGAAAGTCGTTATACAGAAGTTAAGTTTGAGTATGATGATGGTAGCGACGACTATACAGGTCAAGGAGAAACTGCCGAAGAAGAAGCGGAGAATATCACCTATATCGCCTACAAGCAACACTTTTTCTCTTCTATCCTTTTGACAGATACTCCATTTAAAAGTGGGTTGATAGAGTCTTTTAATAATTATTCAGCAAATGATGAGCAAAATGTACTGACTAAGAAGTTTACTTCTAAAGTACAGTTAGAATACAATGGCGGTGAGCTGGCTTATAATATGGACTGGTATTTTGGTCCTACAGATTATGATATTCTGGTTACATACGATCGCAACCTGGATGAGGTGGTAGATTTAGGTTGGGGGATATTCGGATTTGTTAATGAATGGGCGATTAGACCTTTATTTTCTTTTTTAAGTGATCCTTTGAATGGATTGGGTATCCCTTATGGAATCGCTATTATTCTTTTGACCATTTGTGTAAGATTGGTATTATCTCCAATATTGTATAAGAGTTATCTGACTCAGGCCAAAATGAAGATCCTACGTCCTGAACTGAATAAGATTGCAGAAAAGCATAAGGATAATGCCATGAAAAAGCAGCAGGAATCCATGAAGGTTCAAAATGAAGCAGGTGCCAGCCCTCTTAGTGGTTGTTTACCTGCATTACTTCAAATGCCCGTTTTCTTTGCGCTATTCAAGTTTTTCCCAACGGCATTTGAATTGCGACAAAAAAGCTTCCTTTGGGCAGATGATTTATCCAGTTATGATGAAATTTTTGCATTACCCTTCAAGGTGCCTTTCTACGGAGATCATGTAAGTTTATTTCCCATACTAGCATCGATTTCGATATTTTTCTATATGCAAATGACTACGGGTCAGAACATGCAGGCAGCGCAACAACCTGGTATGCCTAACATGAAGTTTATCATGTACCTATCACCAGTGTTTATGTTGGTATTCTTTAATAATTACGCGAGTGGATTATCACTGTATTACTTTGTGTCTAACTTAATTACCATAGGTATCATGTTAGTGATCAAGCACGTGATTATTGATAAGGATAAGGTTCTTGCAAAAATCGAGAAAGCAAAAGCAAAACCTAAGAAGAAGAAAGGTCGTTTTGCAAGTAAGATGTCTTCTATCATGGAGCAAGCACAAGTGCAACAAGAAGAGAAAAAGAAACTCAAGTAA